A genomic stretch from Thermoprotei archaeon includes:
- a CDS encoding 50S ribosomal protein L10: MLTTVKAREKKAKIINEIKEYIKKYNIIGIGDLTNIGSHEIQLLRSKLRKKALMKVTKNTLFSIAFTQAKSQEEYEKIKPFLQSQNVFIFTDMNPFELSLFLERNMVSSEAKPGDIAPNDIIIPAGNTGFTPGPILSKFGKLKIPTKIEEGAIVVTKDTVVAKRGEQISSDAVEILNKLGIKPMLKGLTLKAVYFDGYIITKEQLKLDIENTKKQIQEGYITALNLSINSAYPTHETITVLINIAHTNALNLAINATILTKETIPLLIAIANTKANTLLKLIPSS; this comes from the coding sequence ATATTAACAACAGTTAAAGCCCGAGAAAAGAAAGCTAAAATAATCAATGAAATAAAAGAATACATCAAAAAATACAACATAATAGGAATAGGTGATCTAACCAACATAGGCTCTCATGAAATACAGCTTCTACGCTCAAAACTAAGAAAGAAAGCACTAATGAAAGTAACAAAAAACACACTATTCAGTATCGCATTTACACAAGCAAAATCACAAGAAGAATATGAAAAAATAAAACCATTCCTACAAAGTCAAAACGTCTTCATATTTACAGACATGAACCCATTCGAACTAAGCTTATTCCTAGAAAGAAACATGGTCTCAAGCGAAGCCAAACCAGGTGATATAGCACCAAATGATATAATAATACCAGCAGGAAACACTGGATTCACACCAGGACCAATACTAAGCAAATTCGGGAAATTAAAAATACCAACAAAAATCGAAGAAGGAGCAATAGTAGTAACCAAAGATACAGTAGTAGCAAAACGAGGCGAGCAAATCAGCAGTGATGCAGTAGAAATACTAAACAAGCTAGGAATAAAACCAATGTTAAAAGGCTTAACGTTAAAAGCAGTATACTTTGACGGATATATCATAACAAAAGAACAACTAAAACTTGACATAGAAAACACTAAGAAACAAATACAGGAAGGTTACATCACAGCACTTAACCTATCCATAAATAGTGCATATCCAACACATGAAACAATAACAGTACTCATTAACATAGCCCACACAAACGCACTTAATCTAGCAATAAATGCAACAATACTTACTAAAGAAACAATACCATTATTAATAGCAATCGCTAATACAAAAGCCAACACTCTCTTAAAACTAATACCAAGCTCATAA
- the alaS gene encoding alanine--tRNA ligase: MEFSVKEYEIPFFKEMGFVRKKCPSCGTYFWTLDKNRRTCGEAPCDPYTFIGRKNFSKIYNLKEMRDAFLKFFKSYGHKIIKPYSVIARWRDDLYLTIASIAVFQPFVTNGSVPPPANPLVISQPCIRLLDLDHVGPTAGRHLSIFEMGGHHAFNYPDKKIYWKDETVRFFHQFVTEVLGIDPMEITYKEGVWEGGGNAGPDFEAIYRGLEMATLVFMQYKVTEDGQYIEIPLKVVDTGYGIERFTWMSQGTPSAFHSIYEGLLTKLLSKANISTDINLLEEHAKNSALLLGNRYSPKDVKIIVAKKLGLNIEETVNTLTKIESIYAILDHSKALLFMLSDGLVPSNSGEGYLGRLLARKILRHIRYLNLDITLRELLSWQMDYWQSQFPNVIRNKDKVLEMSEIEEKKYEESISKGITEVIKTIKEIKKSNTSLELNELIKLYDSHGIHPDLVAEIAKKENITVEIPNNFYSIISSKHLKPIPKILKEPDVSKFPTTKALYYDDQYLRNFKAKIIGIIDNGLILDQTAFYPEGGGQISDTGIIRIGDEQIKIVSVQKYGHGVIVHYTDKKEINKNLINQVVEGTIDWDRRLALMRHHTSVHIMIASARKILGDHVWQAGSYVSPEYARLDITHYKRITKEEIEKIEQLANSIVLSNIKVTPKFIDRQKAEKKYGFTLYQGGVLPGSVIRIVSIGNFDHEADGGTHIKRTGELGLIKIIKVDKIQDGVERLIFVAGKEALNKFRELENTIKNISSQLETSEDKVLESITNIMNELKNNRSEIDRLRSIYAETVTNNLLNNAETIGKIKFISFINQKLSTDDIISIGNEIVKKDASAVAVLITGIQKISVVVIVGKNAANLGINAGELAKLIGKHIKGGGGGKTELGQAGGTEFKNIDQALNNVREVLKKYV; encoded by the coding sequence ATGGAGTTTAGTGTAAAAGAATACGAGATACCGTTTTTTAAAGAAATGGGTTTTGTTAGAAAAAAGTGTCCATCATGTGGAACATACTTTTGGACATTAGATAAGAATCGTAGAACATGCGGTGAAGCTCCATGTGATCCGTATACTTTTATAGGTAGAAAAAACTTTTCAAAAATCTACAATTTAAAAGAGATGCGTGATGCATTCTTAAAGTTTTTTAAATCGTATGGTCATAAAATCATTAAACCGTACTCTGTAATTGCGAGATGGCGTGATGACCTTTATTTAACAATAGCTAGTATAGCAGTCTTCCAGCCATTTGTAACCAACGGTAGCGTTCCTCCACCAGCCAATCCACTCGTAATATCACAACCATGCATCAGGTTACTTGATCTTGATCATGTAGGACCAACAGCTGGTAGACACCTATCAATATTTGAAATGGGAGGACACCATGCGTTTAATTATCCTGATAAGAAAATATACTGGAAAGATGAGACTGTAAGATTCTTTCATCAATTTGTCACCGAAGTACTCGGAATAGACCCAATGGAAATCACATACAAAGAAGGTGTTTGGGAAGGTGGTGGAAATGCCGGTCCAGACTTTGAAGCCATTTACAGAGGACTTGAAATGGCTACACTTGTTTTTATGCAATACAAAGTAACAGAGGATGGTCAATACATTGAGATTCCATTAAAAGTTGTTGATACTGGTTATGGTATAGAACGTTTCACATGGATGTCTCAAGGAACACCCAGCGCTTTTCACAGCATATACGAAGGCCTACTCACCAAATTACTTTCAAAAGCCAACATCAGCACAGACATAAACCTATTAGAAGAACACGCAAAAAACTCAGCACTATTACTAGGAAATAGGTACAGTCCAAAAGATGTAAAAATTATCGTTGCAAAAAAACTAGGTTTAAACATCGAAGAAACCGTTAACACTTTGACAAAAATCGAGTCAATATATGCCATTCTTGATCATTCAAAAGCATTATTATTCATGTTATCAGATGGACTAGTACCATCTAACAGTGGAGAAGGATACTTAGGAAGATTACTTGCTAGAAAAATATTAAGACACATCAGGTATCTAAACCTTGACATAACTTTAAGAGAATTACTTTCATGGCAAATGGATTATTGGCAATCACAATTTCCAAATGTTATCAGAAATAAAGATAAAGTGTTAGAAATGTCCGAAATTGAGGAGAAAAAGTACGAAGAGTCTATTTCAAAAGGCATTACTGAAGTAATAAAAACCATAAAAGAAATAAAGAAATCTAACACTTCATTAGAACTGAACGAACTAATAAAATTATACGACTCTCATGGAATACATCCAGACCTGGTCGCAGAAATAGCAAAGAAAGAAAACATAACAGTCGAAATACCAAACAACTTTTACTCAATAATCTCTTCAAAACACCTTAAACCTATACCAAAGATTTTAAAAGAACCAGACGTAAGCAAATTCCCTACAACAAAGGCATTATACTATGATGATCAATATTTACGCAACTTTAAAGCAAAAATAATAGGCATCATTGATAATGGGCTTATTCTTGATCAAACAGCGTTTTATCCTGAAGGTGGAGGGCAGATCTCCGACACAGGAATCATTAGAATAGGTGATGAACAAATAAAAATAGTAAGTGTCCAAAAGTATGGTCATGGAGTAATAGTACACTACACTGATAAGAAAGAAATCAATAAAAATCTGATTAACCAGGTAGTTGAGGGAACGATCGATTGGGATCGCAGACTAGCATTAATGCGTCATCATACATCAGTTCACATCATGATAGCCTCAGCGAGAAAAATATTAGGGGACCACGTTTGGCAAGCAGGCTCCTATGTTTCACCAGAGTATGCTAGATTAGATATAACACACTACAAAAGAATAACAAAAGAAGAAATAGAAAAAATAGAACAGTTAGCAAATAGTATTGTACTTTCTAATATAAAAGTAACCCCAAAATTCATCGACCGACAAAAAGCCGAGAAGAAGTACGGTTTCACATTATATCAAGGCGGAGTACTGCCTGGTAGTGTAATAAGAATAGTAAGTATAGGAAACTTTGATCACGAAGCAGATGGAGGAACACACATCAAAAGAACCGGCGAACTAGGACTGATAAAGATCATTAAAGTAGATAAGATCCAAGACGGCGTTGAACGATTAATTTTCGTGGCTGGTAAAGAAGCATTAAACAAATTCCGAGAACTTGAAAACACAATTAAAAACATATCATCACAGTTAGAGACAAGCGAGGATAAAGTACTAGAAAGTATAACAAACATAATGAATGAACTAAAGAACAATAGATCAGAAATAGATAGGCTACGATCAATATATGCAGAAACAGTCACTAATAACTTATTAAACAATGCAGAGACAATAGGCAAGATAAAATTCATCAGCTTCATAAACCAAAAATTATCAACAGACGACATAATATCAATAGGCAACGAAATTGTAAAGAAAGATGCCAGCGCGGTCGCAGTCTTGATAACTGGGATCCAAAAAATAAGCGTAGTAGTTATTGTAGGAAAAAACGCAGCAAACCTAGGCATCAATGCTGGAGAACTAGCAAAACTCATTGGAAAACATATTAAAGGAGGTGGAGGAGGAAAAACAGAACTAGGCCAAGCAGGTGGAACGGAATTCAAAAATATTGATCAAGCCTTAAATAATGTAAGGGAGGTATTAAAGAAATATGTCTGA
- the rpl12p gene encoding 50S ribosomal protein P1 yields MEYIYASLLLHSAKKEINEENLKNVLQAAGANIDEVRIKAVVSALKEVNIDEAIKAAAPVYAAPVAASAAPAAVETGTKEEKKAEKKEEKKEEVSEEAMAQGLEALFG; encoded by the coding sequence ATCGAATACATATACGCGAGCCTCTTGTTACATTCAGCTAAAAAGGAGATTAACGAAGAAAACCTAAAAAATGTACTACAAGCTGCTGGTGCAAACATTGATGAAGTCAGAATAAAGGCTGTTGTGAGCGCCTTAAAAGAAGTAAATATTGATGAAGCTATAAAGGCTGCAGCACCAGTATATGCTGCACCTGTAGCAGCATCAGCAGCACCTGCAGCGGTCGAGACTGGAACAAAAGAAGAAAAGAAAGCTGAAAAGAAGGAGGAGAAGAAAGAGGAGGTATCCGAGGAGGCTATGGCCCAGGGATTGGAAGCACTCTTTGGATAA